In Tissierellales bacterium, the genomic window TTAAAAACTGCAGCATGGACATCACATAAGTTTTGAATTTCTTCTATAGGTAAGCCTTCTTTAACTAATTGTTGTTCCATAGCAGATATTTCTGCTGGTGAGACTCCTTTTATAGCTTCGGCAAATTTAGATTTTACTTCCTCTACGCTTTTACCAGCGTGAATCTCTTTGATAACTTCTTTTAATATTTCTTGTCTATGTTCTCTGTTATTGATTAATTCGCTCATGAAGCACCTCCAATACGAAATTATATTAATAGTATTAATTATTTTTTGTAATGAGAAAAAAGTCTGTCCCTCTTTTTCACTATTTTTTCAATTATATTTATCTTGTACATTAATAATATTAATTATTTATAAATATAGCTTTGATATAGGTCAAATTTCCGTAAATTAATATAGAATTATTTGAAATTATTTAATTATATTTTCATCCAAAATAATTATGTGGCTATGATCATAGTCAATTAAACCTTCTTCTTTCATCTTTTTCATTTCTCTAAAAAGAGATGGTCTTTGTACGCCAAATCTTTCAGCTAACTCTTTTTTTGAGATATTTAGTCTAATGATGGTACTATTTTGTGCATAGTATTCGTATGTCAGATACCCAATTATTTTATCCCTTATGCTTTTCATAGATATAGATTTTATTTTATTTGTAAGAGTTAGGTTTTTTGTAGATAGGGACTGAAGAAATTTAACTAAAAATTCCTCATTACTTTGGCAAAGTTTTAGTATTAACTCTTTTTTAATATGTAAGATATTAGACTCAGCTGCAGCTATTACAGTTAATGGATATTCATTAGTCTTTGAGAAGGCTAGACTACCTCCTAGAATATCTCCTGATGAAAAGGTAGCAACAGTTAATACATCACCGTTTTTTTCTATTTTCTGAATTGCAACTTTTCCATTTAGTAATATATCAATAGTGTTACATTTTTCATTCTGTATATATATTATAGAATCTTTGTTATATTTTTTTATTTTATAGTAATTAGGTTGAAATAAATAGATAATTTCATCAGGTGTAAAAACGTTAAATAGATATGTATGAGCTATTAAATATTTATATTTATTAATATTCATAAAATTCCTCCAAAAAGTAACCATGGTTACTTTATATTATATCATTATAAATTATAATGGAGGAGTAAATTATTAAAAGGGGGTTATGTAGTGGATATTTTTACTTTAAGTTTGTGGGTTATCACGGGAATTTGGTTTATTGTATCGATGATTAAAGACAAAAACAAAACTTTAAATTCAATGAAAAGATCAAAAAAGATGATGGGAAATATGATAGGACAGATAATAGGAATACTTTTCTTAATTGGGTTGATTCTTACCTTTATACCTCCTCATACTATAAAGGAATACTTAGGAGGTTCCAATACTTTCTTAGCAACTATTATATCTGCACTACTGGGAAGTATAACATTGATTCCCGCTTTTGTTGCCTTTCCATTGGTAGGTTCTATTGTAGACATGGGCGCTAGTATAGTGCCAGCAGTAGCATTTTTGACTACCTTAACTATGGTAGGTTTTGTTACTTTCAATTTGGAAAGGCGAGAATTTGGTAAAAAGTTTGCTATTGCAAGGAATAGTTTAAGTTTTATATTTGCAATAGTTATTTCAATATTAATGGGGGTAATATTGTGATTGAAAGATTAAAGAAAGATAAATTTCTAGTTATAGTTGCTGTTATTTATATACTTTTATTTATAACAAGTACAGAAAAAGCTGTATTATCAGTAAAAAATAGTGGCTATTATATAAAAGAAATGCTTATGATTATGCCTGTTGTTTTTTTATTAACAGCATTAATAGAAGCTTGGGTACCTAAAAAAATGATTATGGAACATTTAGGTGATGAATCTGGTTTAAAAGGTAGTTTTATTTCTTTGTTACTTGGTAGTGTGTCAGCAGGACCTATATATGCTGCATTTCCAGTATGTAAAACTTTGTTGAAAAAAGGGGCTAGTGTATCTAATATAGTAGTTATGTTAAGTGCCTGGGCCGTAATAAAGGTGCCTATGCTGGCTAA contains:
- a CDS encoding Crp/Fnr family transcriptional regulator, which gives rise to MNINKYKYLIAHTYLFNVFTPDEIIYLFQPNYYKIKKYNKDSIIYIQNEKCNTIDILLNGKVAIQKIEKNGDVLTVATFSSGDILGGSLAFSKTNEYPLTVIAAAESNILHIKKELILKLCQSNEEFLVKFLQSLSTKNLTLTNKIKSISMKSIRDKIIGYLTYEYYAQNSTIIRLNISKKELAERFGVQRPSLFREMKKMKEEGLIDYDHSHIIILDENIIK
- a CDS encoding permease, producing MDIFTLSLWVITGIWFIVSMIKDKNKTLNSMKRSKKMMGNMIGQIIGILFLIGLILTFIPPHTIKEYLGGSNTFLATIISALLGSITLIPAFVAFPLVGSIVDMGASIVPAVAFLTTLTMVGFVTFNLERREFGKKFAIARNSLSFIFAIVISILMGVIL
- a CDS encoding permease; protein product: MIERLKKDKFLVIVAVIYILLFITSTEKAVLSVKNSGYYIKEMLMIMPVVFLLTALIEAWVPKKMIMEHLGDESGLKGSFISLLLGSVSAGPIYAAFPVCKTLLKKGASVSNIVVMLSAWAVIKVPMLANEAKFLSPKFMGLRWILTTLSIFVMGYIISKTVKREEIPMEDEKLKENTIFLEEEYCMGCGICEKMAPEHFEVKDKKAAVIDSDFVEEEREKIKDVQEKCPAKAIKAG